One stretch of Harmonia axyridis chromosome 1, icHarAxyr1.1, whole genome shotgun sequence DNA includes these proteins:
- the LOC123680520 gene encoding MTOR-associated protein MEAK7, producing the protein MGNSSKKQAAKCNFLSKDEQNLVSNSFRFISKNSDRIKEDDLNKLWGSQIDPRLLQYINNYLFGIGEDKQGFVSLSVFAELYVFCTRGTVDEKFKVLLNSLGKSENDTCDLPYSLVKEYVESIVSSFMKIQKVTNGRQYRSWFSKGCFIAPQNIQRLAESLSKDLSVGESITKITLENWLQTCTLLGQLLLYVFNHLYKLSHKDKEKPVDRASISNDDDDAVDRESQSKERSLIPICRGLDLIPSYPSILDLNQIIFMNSNLPQEFQTDWRFLFSSEIHGESFSTLIGRIIDQGPTILVLEDKSGYIFGGFAPENWTLNPKFFGNDSSFLFTLAPRMRIFPSTGYNQHFQYLNLHQHTLPNGLAMGGQHGYCGFWLDSEYGLGHTSESCTTYSGYQQMSGIKEFQYRHLEVWGLGKPPTPSSKLKRGQSNERQIGHPESKALLKMIGRGTHSEGMEEAPPLVHHHN; encoded by the exons ATGGGAAACAGTAGTAAAAAACAAGCTGCAAAGTGTAATTTTTTATCAAAAGATGAACAAAATCTTGTTAGCAATTCATTTCGATTTATAAGTAAGAATTCTGATCGTATTAAGGAAGATGACTTAAAT aaattatgggGTAGTCAAATCGATCCACGTCTTCTACAATACATAAATAATTACTTATTTGGAATAGGTGAAGATAAACAAGGATttgtttctttgtcagtattTGCAGAATTATATGTATTCTGCACAAGAGGGACAGTTGATGAGAAATTCAAGGTTCTTCTGAATTCTTTGGGAAAATCAGAGAACGATACTTGTGATTTACCTTATTCTTTAGTCAAAGAG TATGTCGAAAGTATAGTTTCATCCTTTATGAAAATACAGAAAGTGACTAATGGTAGACAGTATAGATCTTGGTTCTCTAAAGGATGCTTTATAGCTCCACAAAACATTCAACGCCTAGCTGAATCTTTATCTAAAGACCTGTCTGTGGGTGAAAGTATAACTAAAATTACTTTGGAAAACTGGTTACAAACATGTACTCTACTAGGACAATTACTTCTTTATGTCTTCAATCATTTATATAAATTATCACACAAAGATAAGGAGAAACCTGTTGATAGAGCAAGCATTTCAAATGATGACGATGATGCAGTTGATAGAGAATCACAATCAAAGGAGAGGAGTTTGATTCCAATATGTAGAGGTTTAGATTTAATCCCATCATATCCTAGTATTTTAGATTTAAACCAAATCATATTCATGAATTCTAATCTTCCCCAAGAGTTTCAAACGgattggagatttttattcagCTCTGAAATACATGGAGAATCTTTCTCTACCTTAATAG gaAGAATTATTGATCAAGGACCAACAATACTTGTTTTGGAAGATAAGAGTGGTTATATCTTTGGAGGTTTTGCTCCTGAGAATTGGACACTAAATCCCAAATTTTTCGGAAATGACAGCAGTTTTCTGTTCACATTAGCACCAAGAATGCGTATATTTCCTTCTACTGGATATAATCAGCATTTCCAATATCTCAATCTGCACCAGCATACACTTCCTAATGGCTTG GCTATGGGCGGTCAACATGGATACTGTGGATTTTGGTTGGATAGTGAATACGGTTTAGGGCATACAAGTGAATCTTGCACAACCTACTCTGGTTATCAGCAAATGTCGGGTATCAAGGAATTTCAATATAGGCATCTAGAAGTATGGGGCCTAGGAAAACCTCCTACACCATCTTCTAAATTGAAGAGGGGACAAAGCAATGAGAGACAGATTGGTCATCCAGAAAGTAAAGCTTTATTGAAAATGATAGGACGAGGGACTCATAGCGAAGGAATGGAAGAGGCTCCGCCATTAGTTCATCATCATAATTGA
- the LOC123680532 gene encoding peptidyl-prolyl cis-trans isomerase FKBP8 yields the protein MSIEYEENNEQEVNQEGTAHKTDDDSTEKNDENAQVENEWVDILGSGVIQKKILKEGIPDSHPQRQQTCVINYELFVEENDIIQKEENFEIELGDNDVIQGLDVSIGLMNVGEKCILKIKPRLAFGSKGLPPKIGSETTITYVVELISVRDEEIESMNISQRKIKGNKKRERGNYWYGRGENSIAIQCYRKALDYLDEVEGGIQFPGSKEEELSDSALQELLEDRISVYNNLAAAQIRMESYDAALMSLKTVLKCQPNNIKALFRQSRVYKAKTEVLSAIQSLLKAKEVAPNDPDINNELVKLNQIVEKQKKTERELAKRMFGHSSKQYKKEQSSNKVYFWATLAATLAIGVAGLASYRLKIF from the exons ATGTCGattgaatatgaagaaaataatgaacaagaAGTAAACCAAGAAGGAACAGCTCATAAGACTGATGATGATTCAACtgagaaaaatgatgaaaacgcTCAAGTTGAAAATGAATGGGTTGATATCCTAGGTAGCGGCGTCATACAAAAGAAAATTCTTAAAGAGGGAATCCCAGATAGTCATCCGCAGAGACAGCAAACCTGTGTCATAAATTATGAGTTGTTTGTAGAGGAAAATGATATCATACAGAAAgaggaaaattttgaaattgaactgGGTGACAATGAT GTTATTCAAGGTTTAGATGTCTCTATAGGATTAATGAATGTAGGAGAGAAATGCATATTGAAAATAAAGCCTCGTTTGGCATTTGGAAGCAAAGGTCTACCACCTAAGATTGGAAGTGAAACAACTATCACTTATGTAGTTGAATTGATCTCTGTGAGGGATGAAGAAATCGAAAGTATGAATATATCTCAGAGAAAAATTAAAGG GAACAAAAAAAGGGAGAGAGGAAACTATTGGTATGGCAGAGGGGAAAATAGTATTGCAATTCAGTGTTATAGAAAAGCTTTAGATTATTTAGATGAAGTTGAAGGAGGTATTCAATTCCCTGGATCTAAGGAAGAAGAATTGTCAGATTCAGCTCTTCAAGAATTATTGGAGGATAGAATAagtgtttataataatttaGCTGCTGCACAAATCAGAATGGAGTCCTATGATGCAGCTTTAATGTCATTAAAGACTGTATTAAAATGTCAACCAAATAATATAAAGGCCCTCTTTAGACAATCCAGG GTGTATAAAGCTAAAACTGAAGTACTATCAGCAATACAGTCATTATTGAAAGCTAAGGAAGTGGCACCAAATGATCCtgatataaataatgaattggttaaattaaatcaaattgtggaaaaacagaaaaaaactgaGCGTGAATTGGCCAAGAGGATGTTTGGCCATAGTTCTAAACAGTATAAGAAAGAACAAAGTTCCAACAAG gtTTATTTTTGGGCTACATTGGCAGCAACATTAGCAATAGGAGTGGCCGGGTTGGCTTCATATCGACTTAAAATTTTTTAG
- the LOC123680542 gene encoding uncharacterized protein LOC123680542 → MFKMYLLLFLNFLVIQKNEASPFLYNVASVLTSASGASSVPQNSENIADLRKSDRQVAQPDTDPVSENENGFVFNEDPQTNNGFVPNLIQKKVSKLLRKFLYINMFANSGNKPTSTTDDDFDREKEEFDKEFEQDFGMNNTSVNITGIHSVIDVVLPGNSTNENIVLPNEIILFDENGKIENTKETKKTKVPMMDKRKDKIQDGTSRFSPGDVGVFFVELFGSLVGLLYGAAAQLNRPSGSNNPPLI, encoded by the coding sequence GTTATCCAAAAAAATGAAGCAAGTCCTTTCCTCTATAACGTGGCGAGTGTACTCACATCAGCAAGTGGAGCCAGTTCTGTCCCTCAAAACAGCGAAAACATCGCAGACTTGAGAAAGTCCGACAGACAAGTGGCTCAACCAGATACAGATCCTGTTAGCGAGAACGAGAACGGATTCGTCTTCAACGAAGATCCCCAAACGAACAATGGATTTGTGCCGAATCTCATCCAGAAGAAAGTGAGCAAGCTCTTGAGGAAATTCCTGTATATAAACATGTTTGCGAATTCCGGAAACAAACCCACTTCCACGACCGATGATGATTTCGACAGAGAAAAGGAAGAATTTGATAAAGAATTCGAGCAAGATTTCGGGATGAACAACACTAGTGTTAACATCACAGGCATTCATAGCGTTATCGATGTTGTACTACCGGGTAACTCTACCAACGAAAATATCGtgctaccaaatgaaataatacTTTTCGACGAAAACGGTAAAATCGAAAATACGAAGGAAACTAAGAAAACTAAGGTTCCCATGATGGATAAAAGAAAGGATAAAATTCAAGATGGAACTTCTAGGTTTTCACCTGGTGATGTTGGGGTGTTTTTCGTTGAATTGTTTGGTAGCCTTGTTGGGTTACTGTATGGTGCTGCAGCTCAGCTTAACAGGCCATCTGGATCCAACAACCCACCTCTCatatga